A window of the Halopseudomonas phragmitis genome harbors these coding sequences:
- a CDS encoding metal-dependent hydrolase codes for MDSITQAVLGASIHGAMLGRWQGRKALLYGAMLGTLPDLDVVLDYGDAVANMTQHRGFSHSLFVLTGLSLLMTWLIRRYRPNPGYTGMRLWLTIWLVLVTHVLLDAFTAYGTQLFWPFTPTPTAWSSIFIIDPLYTLPLLLAVIVGLLFGLRHRGLRWQYWALGLSSLYLASTLAGKQMAEQQLQLALAERGIQTEQTFTSPTPFNTLLWRVVAIDGDDYYEGVVSWLDRQPPPLERLPRHYRAAKTALAGSSAHQRLRWFTDDVLRYDLIDNHWVVTDLRLGMTGYHPFRFALAEITDSGVKLIEAPEHWPLPPRDFSQLTALRRRALDPDYPLSLAELAHGLGTSPSVISNP; via the coding sequence GTGGATTCAATTACCCAGGCAGTTCTCGGCGCCTCGATTCATGGTGCCATGCTCGGTCGCTGGCAGGGACGCAAAGCCCTGCTCTACGGTGCCATGCTTGGTACCCTGCCAGACCTGGATGTGGTGCTTGATTATGGCGATGCCGTAGCCAACATGACCCAGCATCGCGGTTTCAGCCATTCCCTGTTCGTGCTCACCGGTCTGAGCCTGCTAATGACCTGGCTGATCCGCCGCTATCGTCCCAATCCCGGCTACACCGGCATGCGCTTATGGCTAACGATCTGGCTGGTGCTGGTGACCCATGTACTACTCGACGCCTTCACCGCCTACGGCACACAACTGTTCTGGCCGTTCACCCCTACGCCTACGGCCTGGTCGAGCATTTTTATCATCGACCCCCTATACACCCTGCCGCTGCTGTTGGCCGTTATCGTCGGCCTGCTGTTTGGCCTGCGCCACCGCGGCCTGCGCTGGCAGTACTGGGCACTGGGTCTGAGCAGTCTGTATCTGGCCAGTACTCTGGCCGGCAAGCAGATGGCCGAGCAGCAATTGCAACTGGCGCTGGCCGAGCGCGGCATTCAGACCGAGCAGACCTTCACCTCGCCTACCCCGTTCAACACCCTGCTCTGGCGGGTGGTGGCAATTGATGGTGATGACTATTACGAAGGCGTGGTGAGTTGGCTGGACCGTCAGCCGCCGCCACTGGAGCGCCTGCCGCGCCACTACCGGGCAGCCAAGACGGCCCTGGCCGGCAGCAGCGCTCACCAGCGGCTGCGTTGGTTCACAGATGATGTGCTGCGCTATGACCTGATCGACAATCACTGGGTGGTTACCGATCTGCGTTTGGGCATGACTGGTTATCACCCCTTCCGTTTTGCCCTGGCCGAGATTACCGACAGCGGTGTAAAGCTGATCGAAGCCCCGGAGCACTGGCCTCTACCGCCACGCGACTTTTCTCAATTGACAGCGCTGCGCCGGCGCGCTCTGGACCCGGACTACCCATTGTCATTAGCGGAACTCGCCCATGGGCTGGGTACATCACCAAGCGTGATCAGCAATCCTTAG